Proteins encoded together in one Lathyrus oleraceus cultivar Zhongwan6 chromosome 5, CAAS_Psat_ZW6_1.0, whole genome shotgun sequence window:
- the LOC127087529 gene encoding gibberellin 3-beta-dioxygenase 1, whose product MPSLSEAYRAHPVHVNHKHPDFNSLQELPESYNWTHLDDHTLIDSNNIMKESTTTVPVIDLNDPNASKLIGLACKTWGVYQVMNHGIPLSLLEDIQWLGQTLFSLPSHQKHKATRSPDGVSGYGIARISSFFPKLMWYEGFTIVGSPLDHFRELWPQDYTRFCDIVVQYDETMKKLAGTLMCLMLDSLGITKEDIKWAGSKAQFEKACAALQLNSYPSCPDPDHAMGLTPHTDSTFLTILSQNDISGLQVNREGSGWITVPPLQGGLVVNVGDLFHILSNGLYPSVLHRVLVNRTRQRFSVAYLYGPPSNVEICPHAKLIGPTKPPLYRSVTWNEYLGTKAKHFNKALSSVRLCTPINGLFDVNDSNKNSVQVG is encoded by the exons ATGCCTTCACTCTCCGAAGCCTATAGAGCACACCCCGTGCACGTTAACCACAAGCACCCTGATTTCAACTCACTTCAAGAACTACCTGAATCTTACAATTGGACTCACCTTGATGATCACACCCTTATTGATTCCAATAATATTATGAAGGAGAGTACTACTACTGTCCCCGTTATTGATCTCAATGACCCTAATGCTTCAAAGCTAATAGGACTTGCATGCAAAACATGGGGGGTGTATCAAGTAATGAACCATGGCATCCCCTTAAGCCTTCTTGAGGATATTCAATGGCTTGGACAAACACTTTTCTCTCTTCCTTCTCACCAAAAACATAAAGCAACTCGTTCCCCCGACGGTGTTTCGGGATATGGCATCGCTCGTATCTCTTCCTTCTTCCCCAAACTCATGTGGTATGAGGGATTTACTATCGTCGGATCACCTCTCGACCATTTTCGAGAACTCTGGCCTCAAGATTATACCAGATTCTG TGATATTGTCGTGCAATATGATGAAACCATGAAAAAGTTAGCAGGAACATTAATGTGTCTAATGTTGGACTCTCTTGGTATTACAAAGGAAGATATCAAATGGGCCGGGTCAAAAGCCCAATTTGAAAAAGCTTGTGCGGCCCTCCAATTAAACTCCTACCCTAGTTGCCCGGATCCGGATCACGCGATGGGTCTCACCCCGCACACAGACTCAACATTTTTAACCATCCTATCTCAAAACGACATAAGCGGGTTACAGGTTAACCGCGAGGGTTCTGGGTGGATCACGGTTCCACCGCTCCAAGGAGGTCTGGTCGTCAACGTGGGCGACCTCTTTCATATTTTGTCGAACGGGTTATATCCTAGCGTACTCCATCGAGTTTTAGTGAACCGGACCCGTCAGAGATTTTCCGTTGCCTATTTATATGGCCCCCCTTCCAATGTAGAGATTTGTCCACATGCAAAATTAATAGGCCCAACAAAACCCCCTCTCTATAGGTCAGTGACATGGAATGAGTACCTTGGCACAAAAGCAAAACATTTCAACAAAGCACTCTCATCTGTTAGACTTTGTACACCTATTAATGGTTTGTTTGATGTAAACGATTCTAACAAAAATAGTGTCCAAGTGGGCTAA